The following proteins are co-located in the Rutidosis leptorrhynchoides isolate AG116_Rl617_1_P2 unplaced genomic scaffold, CSIRO_AGI_Rlap_v1 contig73, whole genome shotgun sequence genome:
- the LOC139885049 gene encoding ferric reduction oxidase 2-like, producing the protein MVIFLGTLMIWIMFPTNTYRIIWSPKIKAKVNKTTYLGTQASNILIYIFPMLVIATLGSLYLHLGKKLNYVDKNETARDVNKLTRWKKPLVVRSPLGIVSCIELSFLIMFIVHFVWCVSNYLRNGLAAITPQSASEEGLNLWQAKLEDTGLRFGLIGNIYLAFLFFPVTRGSTVLPLFGLTSESSIKYHIWVGHAVLTSLTVHGLCYITAWAASNDISKVIKWGQQHASNVAGELSLLAGLILWATTYSGIRRKCFELFFCTHHLYILFMVFFVLHVGIGHLSIMLPGFYLFMIDRFLRFLQSRQKVRLLSARTLSCDTVELNFAKCPSLSYNPTSILFVNVPGISKMQWHPFTITSNNNLEPEKLSVVIRCEGSWSKKLHHMLSSSSNLDRLEASIEGPYGPTSTDFLRHDTLLMVSGGSGITPFISIIREYVLSDSANSKRKTPQILLVCAFKTTSDLDMLDLLVPISGSQFQIFNMQLQIEAYVTREKLQPTTREQHKSRIIWFKPNSTDSPMSPILGTNNFLWLGTIISSSFIIYLIIIGLINRYYIYPIDHNTGHIFPSSGKGAFNVLVICIAIAVTASSAVLWNKKHNSKQIQNLEVVTPQGSPAGSLSCNAERELESLPQQSIVQATNVHYGERPNLKKIIADIEGSSIGVLVSGPKSLRHDVAKICASASVENLHFESISFSW; encoded by the exons ATGGTGATTTTCTTGGGGACTCTTATGATTTGGATTATGTTTCCAACCAACACTTACAGGATAATTTGGTCACCCAAGATCAAAGCCAAAGTTAACAAGACCACTTACTTGGGCACACaag cttcaaacatattgatatatatatttCCGATGCTCGTTATTGCCACCTTGGGAAGTCTGTACCTTCACCTGGGAAAGAAACTCAATTATGTCGATAAAAATGAAACTGCAAG GGATGTAAATAAATTAACAAGATGGAAAAAACCATTGGTGGTAAGAAGCCCTCTGGGGATAGTATCATGCATAGAGCTATCATTCTTGATAATGTTCATCGTTCATTTCGTTTGGTGTGTCTCCAACTATCTTCGCAACGGCTTGGCTGCCATAACTCCTCAATCAGCTTCTGAAGAAGGACTTAATCT GTGGCAAGCAAAGCTGGAGGACACAGGTTTAAGGTTTGGACTGATCGGCAACATATATCTGGCTTTCTTATTTTTTCCAGTGACACGTGGCTCGACCGTACTTCCATTGTTTGGGCTGACGTCGGAGTCAAGCATTAAGTACCATATTTGGGTCGGACACGCCGTTTTAACAAGCCTCACCGTTCACGGCCTTTGCTACATTACTGCCTGGGCTGCTTCAAACGACATTTCAAAGGTTATTA AATGGGGACAGCAGCATGCTTCAAATGTGGCTGGAGAGCTAAGTTTATTAGCAGGACTGATATTGTGGGCAACGACATATTCCGGAATCAGGCGAAAATGTTTCGAGCTTTTCTTCTGTACCCACCATTTATACATTTTGTTCATGGTCTTCTTCGTACTCCATGTCGGCATTGGTCATCTCAGTATTATGCTCCCCGGATTCTACCTCTTCATGATTGACCGTTTCCTAAGATTTTTGCAGTCAAGGCAGAAAGTTCGATTACTATCTGCTCGCACTTTATCTTGTGATACTGTTGAACTCAACTTCGCAAAATGCCCAA GTTTGAGTTATAATCCAACGAGTATTTTGTTTGTGAATGTGCCTGGAATTTCTAAGATGCAATGGCATCCTTTCACAATTACATCTAACAACAATTTGGAGCCAGAGAAGTTGAGTGTTGTCATTAGATGTGAAGGAAGCTGGTCCAAGAAGCTTCATCATATGCTTTCTTCTTCTTCAAATCTTGATCGTCTTGAAGCCTCCATTGAAGGACCTTATGGCCCTACTTCAACTGATTTTCTCAG GCACGATACATTGTTGATGGTGAGCGGAGGAAGTGGAATTACACCATTCATTTCCATAATCCGGGAATACGTTTTGTCAGATTCAGCAAATTCTAAACGGAAAACTCCACAAATACTCCTAGTTTGTGCATTCAAGACAACTTCAGACCTAGATATGTTAGACTTACTCGTTCCAATTTCTGGAAGCCAATTCCAAATTTTCAATATGCAGCTCCAAATCGAGGCTTATGTAACCAGAGAGAAATTACAACCAACAACAAGAGAGCAACATAAATCTCGCATAATTTGGTTCAAGCCAAATTCTACGGATTCACCAAtgtctcccattctaggcaccaacAACTTTCTCTGGCTCGGCACGATAATTTCGTCATCGTTTATAATTTACCTCATCATAATTGGCCTGATCAATAGATACTACATTTATCCTATCGATCATAATACAGGTCATATTTTTCCGTCATCCGGAAAAGGAGCATTCAATGTTTTGGTTATTTGTATAGCTATAGCTGTGACGGCTAGTTCGGCTGTCCTGTGGAATAAGAAACATAATTCCAAGCAAATTCAGAACTTGGAAGTCGTTACCCCACAAGGCTCTCCAGCCGGATCGTTGTCTTGTAATGCTGAGAGAGAGTTAGAGAGTCTCCCTCAACAATCAATTGTACAAGCTACCAATGTTCATTATGGAGAAAGACCAAATCTTAAGA AGATTATTGCAGACATTGAAGGATCTAGCATTGGGGTGCTGGTTTCGGGTCCGAAATCATTGAGACATGACGTTGCAAAGATTTGTGCGTCTGCTTCAGTGGAAAACCTTCATTTTGAGTCTATTAGCTTCAGTTGGTAG